In Gammaproteobacteria bacterium, the following are encoded in one genomic region:
- the tnpA gene encoding IS200/IS605 family transposase, translating to MVWVTKYRYPVLGGDVGQRCRELLREIARSKEMIIYAGAINRDHVHMLIGIPPSLSVSKAVQFMKGKSSHKMLTEFPQLKKRYWGQDLWARGYWVASSGNVTDEVWKAYIENQKPNDPDDDFSVL from the coding sequence ATAGTCTGGGTAACGAAGTATCGTTATCCGGTGTTGGGAGGAGATGTTGGTCAAAGGTGTAGAGAGTTACTGCGAGAAATTGCACGAAGCAAAGAAATGATAATCTATGCGGGTGCTATCAACAGGGATCATGTACACATGCTGATAGGAATACCACCGAGTTTATCGGTATCTAAAGCGGTGCAGTTTATGAAGGGTAAGAGTTCTCACAAGATGTTAACGGAGTTTCCGCAATTGAAGAAGAGATACTGGGGTCAAGATTTGTGGGCGAGAGGCTATTGGGTAGCTTCAAGCGGAAACGTGACAGACGAAGTCTGGAAAGCGTATATAGAAAACCAGAAGCCGAACGACCCCGATGATGATTTTAGTGTGCTGTAA
- a CDS encoding HDOD domain-containing protein, producing the protein MQSNEETYLALQNNLNELGDLPIFSASVNRIYQISENPDSDAMQLSMEVMKDANLSVKMLRLSNSSYYNRGQTRIASISQAVMVLGFETIKNISLSLKLLDSLSHGEHALDMNSMLVHSYLSAAFMRELALKAGVDKVEQSYLCGLIHNLGEMVTAYAMPDKYMEVVRLCEGEGRKWQSAQREVLSCGFDDIATDLIEDWGFPPLIKNTIGIQKQPASNVSTSAEFNKYVPDLASQVMSALYLKPYRTTRSLAEVLAQMKATTGMDGDVIRGALNKAFEMGCELAKEFNLNKKLLSPKIMESGDGCRDRIAKQFAYYAQSIDGSVDLADKREVNMEKGNPALLLQTINEMTLMMMQRKDINQIFMALMSGLCKGAGFGRVALCLLSPVHDRYAARIVVGKGDNQLKKFINFAVDKDKDLFSNVIFANKSIHVMDTMEPKWRAFLPRDFEQKTGVNNFVVAAFGDGKKPLGMFYADMSGSNLPVSRSQFESFQQLINHARLALQMR; encoded by the coding sequence ATGCAGAGTAACGAAGAAACCTATTTAGCACTTCAAAATAATCTCAATGAACTTGGCGATTTGCCAATATTCAGTGCCAGTGTTAATCGAATTTACCAGATTAGCGAAAACCCGGACTCTGATGCTATGCAGCTCTCAATGGAGGTGATGAAGGATGCCAACCTCAGTGTGAAAATGCTGCGTCTCTCTAATTCAAGCTACTACAATCGCGGTCAAACGCGAATAGCATCCATTTCTCAAGCTGTTATGGTGCTGGGTTTTGAGACGATTAAAAATATAAGCCTCTCCCTCAAGCTGCTCGACTCACTCTCCCATGGGGAGCACGCACTGGATATGAACAGTATGTTGGTTCACTCTTACCTTTCAGCGGCATTTATGCGCGAGCTGGCACTGAAAGCGGGGGTAGACAAGGTTGAACAGAGCTATCTCTGTGGCTTGATACATAACCTGGGGGAGATGGTGACGGCCTATGCCATGCCTGATAAATATATGGAGGTGGTGAGGTTATGTGAGGGTGAAGGGAGAAAATGGCAGTCAGCACAGCGAGAAGTGCTCTCCTGTGGGTTTGATGATATAGCCACCGACCTGATTGAGGACTGGGGATTTCCGCCTCTTATTAAAAATACCATTGGCATACAAAAACAACCGGCCAGTAATGTCAGTACATCGGCTGAATTTAATAAATATGTCCCAGATCTTGCGAGCCAGGTGATGAGCGCACTCTATTTAAAGCCCTATCGTACGACCCGGTCACTGGCTGAGGTACTGGCGCAGATGAAAGCGACTACCGGAATGGATGGCGATGTTATTCGGGGGGCATTGAACAAAGCGTTTGAGATGGGTTGTGAGTTAGCGAAGGAGTTTAACCTTAATAAGAAGCTGTTATCGCCAAAAATAATGGAGAGTGGCGATGGGTGTAGAGACCGAATTGCTAAGCAGTTTGCCTATTATGCCCAAAGCATCGACGGCAGTGTGGATCTGGCTGATAAGCGTGAAGTCAACATGGAAAAAGGTAATCCGGCACTGCTATTACAGACTATCAATGAGATGACTTTAATGATGATGCAGCGAAAGGATATCAATCAGATATTCATGGCGCTGATGAGTGGCTTGTGTAAAGGGGCGGGCTTTGGTCGGGTTGCACTCTGCCTGTTATCGCCAGTACATGATCGGTATGCCGCACGTATTGTGGTTGGAAAGGGTGATAATCAATTGAAAAAATTTATTAATTTTGCAGTTGATAAGGATAAAGACCTCTTTTCCAATGTTATTTTTGCCAATAAATCGATCCATGTTATGGATACCATGGAACCAAAATGGCGTGCATTTCTACCTCGAGATTTTGAACAAAAAACAGGGGTAAACAACTTCGTTGTTGCGGCATTTGGTGATGGTAAAAAGCCATTAGGTATGTTTTATGCCGACATGTCGGGCTCAAACCTTCCCGTGAGTCGATCGCAGTTTGAAAGCTTTCAGCAGTTGATTAATCACGCCAGACTTGCGTTGCAAATGCGCTGA